The Pseudorasbora parva isolate DD20220531a chromosome 25, ASM2467924v1, whole genome shotgun sequence genome segment GTATACGTACACAGCGTATTACATCATCACGTATTACGTATCACAACACATGTCGCACCTGGTGAATTCAGAAACAAATGTATCACGTTACCGTAAAacatttcccattcatttctcTCACTCATAAAACATTACTGATTAGATAACGAATGAAGCCAGCATAGTGTACACTACGCATTTTACAATGGTGCAATAATCCAACAGGCCATTATCAGAAAGGAAATTCTGACATGCATATAACCGTTCTCTTAAATGATGGATCGAATTATGACCCTCATTTATTCATGCCCTAATCTAAtgaacatttaaagggttagttcacccaaaaatgggcattttgtcattaattacacaccctcatgttgttccaaacccgtatgaCTTCAGAACACAAAATGAAGGTTTGGTTTGGAACaagatgagggtgagtaattatgacagcatttttatttttgggtgaggTAACCCTTTAACAGCACCAAAGAACACATTTTAGCTAACCAAGGAGGTAAAAAGTCCTTATGAAATGAACATTGTAGACCTGAAAACTGACCTTATCCATGTGAAAGATTAAGTCCAGCTCACACACATTCTCAAAGCACTTGTCCAGGGTTTCCACAAAGACCTGCATGATGAAATTATACACAAGAGCGAATTACAACATGTTCTTTCACAGAGCTTTCCAAAAGACTTCCCAACGTTTCGTGTtacacaaaacaaaaagcatCAAATCAACCACTCATGTAAAAAAGTACTGTGGCAGTAACATGGTATCAGATGGCAGTATTATATACTGAATGCCTGGTATTTAAATAGGACATAAAGGTAATATTAGTATTGTACAGTGAGCATTAATGCATCCTGATATTAAAACGAAGAGTTGCGAACTTTGCCTTGTTTTTATGTATGCCTTCAAAAAATATACTATACTGCCAAAAGTAtagggacacccctccaaatcattgaattcaggtgtttcaaTCACTTTCATggtcacaggtgtataaatcatgCACTaagcatgcagacgcttctacaaacatttgtgaaagaatgggtcactctcaggagctcagtgaattcaagtgtggtactgtgaacaacagcaactcagctaCAAAGtgttaggccacgtaaaatcacagagcggggttagcgcatgctgaggtgcacagtgctcCGAAGTCGGCAACTTTCTGCAGGGTCAATAGCTACAGAACTctaaacttcatgtggccttcagattagctcaagaacagtgcggtTTCCGTGACTGAGCAGCTGcgtccaagccttacatcaccaagtgcaatgcagaTGCAGTGGAGTGAAGcacaccgccactggactctagagcagtggagatgttttttctggagtgacgaatcatgcttctctgtctggtaaTCCGATGGACGAATCTGGGTTTGGCCAActacattgtgccaagtgtaaagtttggtggagggggattatggtgtgtgtgtgttttttttttaagggttgggcttggccccttagttccagtgaaaggaactcttaatgcttcagcatacagAGTccttttggacaatttcatactCCCAAATTTGTGGAAACCGTTTGGGGAtgaccccttcctgttccaacatgacagtgcaccagtgcacaaagcgtccgTCCATAAAGGCATGGATgggtgagtttggtgtggaggaacttgactggcctgcacagagtcatgacctcaacccgatagaacacttTTGGGATGAAATTCGAGCCAGGCCTTCACgttcaacatcagtgcctgacctcacaaatgcgcttctagaagaatggtcaaaattaaaccttgtggaaagcctttcaagaagagttgaatctgttatagctgcaaagggtgggccaactccatattaaaccctacagaggatgtcattaaagttcatgtgcatctAAATGCAGatatcccaaaacttttggcaatatagtgtatgtagGCAATATGAAAACCATAAAATACTCCCTGGTAGCTGTAAACCAGTACTATAACATGAGAAGTGCAGTATGTTCACCTGTATGAGATCTAGAATCCCCAGCTCACTCTCTGATGAGTccacacaaaacacaaagtaCAAAGTGGCATAGTGTCTGTAGATCAGCTTGTAGTCTGAGCCGCCAATCAAACTAAAATGAAGAGCAAAACTACAGTAAACAACCTTTGACAGCATCCATCTTTATACAGCCATGGATACTGAAATATAGATGTAAATCGTAGCAGCAAGCCCTTTTGTGCAAGTTATTTTAGCAAAAACCCCCCTGTCACCTTCCGCCCTCCAGGAAATTGCAGACATTATCGTCTCTTTTGGACACCAAATGAAAGGTCTCCCTAATGATCTGCTGCTGCATGTCTTCTGCCTGTGAACGAATCATGATAAACTGATTTAAACACATAAACTAAttacatattaaaaatatacaaaggAGAAAAGCAAACACTAGAAGCATACAGGACAAATAAATGGTTTAATATTACATAGCAATGACTATTATAAACATATTATATCGTTAGACTATTACATGTATAGAGTGGATGTCATATAGGCCACTAATAATTGTAAAAAGTAGGAACCGACTTTCCTGTAAAAATCTGGAAAAACAATCAGATACGAGAATACATATTCCTTACCACGAAACATATTTGACATAAATACCTTATCTAAAGTTAATACTGTATGGTTAActacaaaacattaaataattcACAATTAATCTGCTAGTGTCTCAATGGTAACGAATGGCAATAGCTGGCAAATGCAGTTTCAGTGTCTTTTATGCACTTATCTTACAAAATATTGGTAGAATCTGATGAGCCTGGGTTTCCCATGGTTGTTAAAAATAAGAATAGCCTTGATCatccttgtttttgttttgtttggtttttatgGGGTTACTCGTTTATAGCGAAGCTTCTGCTTGTCATTAAAAATGACTCTGGGTACTTCCGTGTCACGTGCCTTCGGTTTTCCCATAATAAAAGTCTTTAAAAAGAATTAAAATTTCCAGAGTTcgttattataattattaattattttgttcattttaaattaCGAATACATATTTAGTCTGCGTTATTTGCTAATATTCATATAAATCAAAGGTGGACATGTGATCCAACTTCAGAAACTACGACTACCATGGTAATTTTTAAACGATTTTATGTTAATCAATGTCCAGCTACGTACAATAAACTCAAATTGAATGATGAATTTATAAGACGAGTACCTTTATTTTGACGTGCTCACGTACCCTAACGTGACCAGGAAATCCTGCATTTCCTCTTGTCGCATCACCCGTGTGTCGTGTCTGTCAGCTAGCTGCTACTTACATAAACAGCCCGAATTAAAATATGAAACATTTGACAGGAGAGTGACAATAAACGCACTGCATGAGGAATGAGACGCTATTCATTTGCGTGCGTTTGTACACTACGGTAAAGCGAGTGCTCTGGAAACGCTGCTGTTTACATCTAACGTGTACAAGCTAAGTGTGTTGTTGGCTGAAAAAGAGAAGCTTTGTATTTGTTTGGTAAGTGCATCCTCGTGAGCTTTCTTTATATTGGACAATACTGCTTTAATAGCTAAGCTAATTTTATTGTGTTATATACAAGTGCATGTGTAATTAAGACAGTTTGTAAATCGCgtatttaatgtttatattttgaTTGTAGGAGGATGGGtgtgtctttaaaaaaatataaatcttgATGTACGTGAGTTAGAAAACACATGTTCCATTGTAAACGACAAAACAATGGTGTTTTTTGTGTCTGGTCACACTCTGGTTAACTGACCTACATTGCCCTAACAATGACGTTAAAAGTGTTGGTAACCATAATACACACAGATAAGATATTATGTATGATTTTTGAAACCTACCAGCTTGCAATTGTATATTAACCTTCATTATGGTATATGTTTAATGACCCCAATTAGTGACAACCAGCACCATGTGTGTCTTAAccctttatataaataaatgcatatacCTGTTTTTATAAATGGATTCAATAAAGTATGCAGATTATTATTTCTGCGTGATTTTAACCCTGCTTGTTTTCAATAGCTACAAACAGTTTTATTTCTTGTCTGTTTTATTCCAGCTCAGGACGGACCATCCGTGAATAATCTGCTTCATCTCTGAGTGAGTTTCATTCCTTTTGTTTAAGCCTCGATAAAAGTCATATGATCCGTACATCCTGGAACGGGTTTAGTGAGCACTTCAGTGCTGTTTGCAGTGGCGGCAGTAACCAGGCGTTCTGATAGGTGTGGCAGAGATTTCTTCGCTGCACCCAAACCCTATTTATTCACTTTTGACACTTCCTTATACTGAAAAAACGGTCTGTATAACTGCAGCAAATCAGCACATTTTCTTGCACTTTCAGGATTTTAGACCTAATGTTACTTTAAAATGGGTGCATACATGAAGGACAAAGGTAACTGTATATGATCTTTGTGTTTTTATAGCACTTATGGGCTAGTCTTAGTTCAATAGGATTGTGAAACAGCCATTTGCAGGCAGACCAGAACAAATTTCAACATTTTCTCTTGTAGTGTTGTGGAATTTGTACTAGATGGCGCAATTGAATCACATTTATGTTCATTCTCACACTTCCCtgattctatctatctatctattacTAAGATACTAAGAAAATAGTTACAGttttataaatcattaattTTGTTTATCCCACAGATGTTGGGGATGTGACCTTCTCTCACAATATGATCATGACTGTCCACCCTGTCCTGGTCCTGCTGCCCATTCTTGGGCTCTTTATGCTTCCATGTGCACCCATGCATTTGAAGGACGGCCTCCAGATTGTGGCTAATATGACTATGGATAATCCAGAGAATTGTACCACAAATCTTTGTAAGTCTGTTTCTAGGGCATCTGAAATATAATTTTGACTGATTTCTTTAAACTGCATTATTTACAATAATTGTTATGCATTCATTATTTCTTTTTCATTATATTCTTCTGTCTTCATTCAAGTACTAAATGACAGAAtgttgggatttttttttttaaatagcatttGCAAGATATACATGACACATCAGGGCTTTTATTATTTAtactatttatattttattattttgtagtgataggttttatttaatgtaaatcttttttttaatgcaaaaagtaactatttaaaaatatatttatataactttaaataatatgtaatatttcaaataGATAGTTTTTCTCACAAAACCGGCAAGCCATTTTATGAGGAATTTGCTAGAGCAATATTCATTATGTCTGAGAAAATGATGTttaaaatggatagttcacccaaaaataaactcTAAATTCAATCACTAAACCGGTTTCTTCTGTGGAACGCAAAagacaatattttaaagaacacTGGGAACCAAACATTGACTTTCAGTGAATGGAGAGAAGAAGAAAATcgttttaaaaattaaaatatcatcTTGTGTTCTATAGATGTCAGTCAGTTCTGTCTTGATAAGGCAAGTAACATTTCTGTGACCATCTATATTGTTAATCCCTACAAATGCATAAGACAAGCGACAAATGTAAATGAACAGATTTGTTTGATTCTTTTCCACTATTTCCAAAAGTTAAAttggcattttttttctttgcatttGATTTTCAGGCCCTCAAATAAACAATCTGTTTTACCTTCAGAGATGAAACCGGGTACCTgtggaatataatttttttttttttttttttttttttaagtaaagccatatgttttgttttgtgtttttatatatcACGTCTTTCCCTTGAAGAACGTGCACTTTCAAAGAGGGCCATGTGTTTCGCATTTAAGATGAAAGAGAGGCCTGGGCTGGCTGTTCTGCTTATGCGCCAGGCGCTGCTTCAGTACCCTTctacatgctttttttttgttgttgtttaattaAATCACTTTCTTTTCCCCCTCCTCTTTCTTTGGCCACACACGTTGAACTTGACTATCTCGCCACCTCTGTAAACACGCAGACATCTGAAATGACCCGGGGCGAGCTGGCTTTGTGTTTGTGGGTAGAGCGGCTGGCCCTGCCCCCGCCCGATAACACGCGTACACAGTCGGTATTGAGTTTCCATCGCGTTAAGCGTATGGAGATCGAAAGCAAGGTCAGAATCGCCACCGCCATCTGGAAGTCTGAAATGTTTGGAATGATGGGGAGCTATAATAAGCATTCCACATTCCAGCGCAGGGAACGGTGTGTTTTCGACACGTCAAAGACCTGACGTACTATGCAGTGACCGGTGGCGACTGCAAAAATCTTGCCAGGTCCTCTACGACTTCACACCGTACTCCGTTCGCCTCTGGTTTCATGACTTTTCTTCTTCAAACAGCTGGAGAAgtgtttaaaagggaaaaaatgcaCACGATGCAGCTGGCCTGTCGATTTAGTGTGTCAACGTTGACCAAGAGATGATTCAACTGGGATTTTTCACCTCACTGAGGTTGGTTATTGATTCACCTGGAGCTTTAAACGCTGGATGAGTGTCCGTAGGTTCGGTCCAAAAAGGGAAATGGGGGCATTTTGGAGCATTCTGTGGTGCCAGCGCAAGCAAATTCTTTATAGCCCCGTCGGTCCTGCCGTGCTGCAGCCACCTGGTTAAGTAATCAGGGGAAGTGGGAATAAGGGAACGAGTGGAGACGGATGTGGAGGTTGAGGTGTGCTGTACCTAACGCACACATGGCTGCTGGGAGGGGATCAAAGAGAGGTGCGGCAAGGCCTGTTTTTCCTCCCAGACGTTGCTCGTTCCCGAAGACTGCAGAGCTCAGGATATGCAGTTTGACATCCAGTAATGAGCATTCAGGGAATGTCTCTGTCCCAATGAAAACAACTGAGGTTGATGAATCGCAGATTGCACTGTTCATTTTATTTCGCATTTTAGAGCAGGCTGTAAAATATATTTGGCCTTGACACTCTAAAAACAGACTTTAGAAACTTAGTTTAAGTTATCTGTCCTCTTGAATTTGTGTGGTAGCACAGTGTCTTTTTTCTCTTCTATTCAATCATTTATGTATATTGGAAATTTTGATGATTCTACTCTGGGAATTGATGTAATAGAGGAAGTAATGTACAGTATATTTCAGTTGTTTATCTCTTGTGCATACATTTGCATATGATACATTTAATTTAGTAACTTTACCTCCTATTTTGGAAGGCTTCAGACGGATATTAATTAAACGGGTAAATCATGAGTCTTTTGAACTTCATTTGTTTGTGAATTTAACTacaggtttttgttttttcacatTCAATTCAGTCTGTATACTCGCATCCACAGTTCTGGTAGGGTGATTCTTTTGCTGTGGCACTGATTCATTCACTCAGCAGTGACAATTCAGcaattttgctttgttttggaTTCAGTCGAAAGTGACTGCAAGCAagctttattttattgttgatTTGTTTGTTCTTCATTTTTCAGGTCCTCCAAACAAAACCTGTTCGAAGGCCATTATTAATGAAGAACACTCTCTGTGTTTTCTGATCAGCTGCCCAAATAATACCCAGAGCTTTTGTGACGATGTCAGCAATTACAGCCATCTGTTAGATGTGACCACAACTGCTAATACCTTCCTTGGTTTGTCTGAATTTGTTTTGGTATTTTGTGCTGTCatcttttgtaaatattttatttttgttcagtAACTTTACCTCTTATTTTGGAATGATTCATTAGTAACAGTTACACTGATTCAAAACAGTCACTTGTGAGTCTTTCTGAATGATTCATTAAAGGAATTGACTCGTAcgagtcatttttttttttttttttctctcttttttttttattataaatgtatgtgCTGGTTCTTTTTAAAGAATGTCTAGAACAGTGTAGTCCAATTCACACACAAATGACTCTTTAGAATCTTTTGTTTGCGACTCGGACTACACTAGttgcatgttatatgtttgacGTATTTAAAAGAatgagtaatttttttttttctgtgaatctGACCACCACTCAATAGAATGTTTTCTTATGATGTATTCAAGTTAATAAATTTAATTGTGTTACAAAGATTTGCAATAACTTGTAACAGAATGTCAACCATTTACCAACTCAAATTTTGTTTTTGCAGAGCCTGTCCCTGTGGACAATAATCAGACTGGTGATTCTGTGCTTTCCCAACAGTCTTCTGGTGCCAAATCCTCCCAATCTTCATCTAATATCACACAAATATCAGCCTCTGAAGCTAACATCTCCATTTCACAAAATGACTCAACGGCTATAACAACCACCAACCTGCAGAACACCTCAACAGAGAACGCCACCACAGCTGATGCAGTGCCAAAACCAGCGACAACCGTACCAACAATATTAGCCATGGCAACAACCATTCCAACGAAACCAGCCGAGACAGCGACCATTCCAATAAAACCAGCCGAGACAGCGACCATTCCAACAAAACCAGCCGAGACAGCGACCATTCCAATAAAACCAGCCATGACAACAACCATTTCAAAAACACCAGCCATGACATCCAGAACCACAACTACACCCATACCAACCAGAACCAACTCTTCAGCAACCACCAGCACAGTCACCACCTCCGCAACAGTTGCACAAACCATAATTCCAAAAAAGCCACCTTTACCATCAGGGAGCAACATGTCCGACAGCATCTCACCATTAGTGCCTACAACACTTCCATCCAGTTCTTCCACTAAACCAGTAAAAACTTCTCCCATTCCAACATCCTCAGATAAGAAGCCAACGCCAACCACGCCAAAAACCTCAATGAGCCCCTTAGTAGTGGCACCAACACTACCTAAGGACATTCCCAGAAAGGACCAAGCCATGGTTGAGGCAGCCGGAGACACTTTGACCAGCCACCTGTTGAACACGAGCTCTCTTCTGGCCGTTCTTCTGTTTGGCCTCCTCTTTTTCGTGGTCACGGTGGCGCTGTTTCTCAAACAAGCGTACGAGAGCTACAAGCGAAAGGATTACACTCAGGTCGACTATCTCATCAATGGAATGTACTCCGATTCGGGGGTCTGACCGGGATTGAGTGGTTTACATTTCAGTTTTTACGTTTGGTAGCAGATTGACTTTGGTTCAAGACCCCTTGGTAGCACTCACTCGCATTTCAAACGCTCGAAAGCCCTGTAGTTATGGGAATCCAGCTGGTGCTTGAGTGAGTTGGTGTGACATGTATCTATTGTTTCTATGCAGATTTAGCTTCCATAATTCTTGGCACATGGGGCTGAAGCCTTAGTATTAACTTAGCCCTCAACCTTCGTGTAACGAATGTCATTATAAGGGATTCATAGTGCaatatttggaaatgttttGTCTAACCTGTCATGTTCAGTGTTTCATCTGCAGCTGATGATTTGGCTGCAATAATTGCCTTTTTATGTTTGTCCGAACAGTTCAGGAACATTCAAAGAATTATTAAATAATGCCTTTTTTGTTTCCtcctacccccccccccccccccactttttttttttttgtccttttttttatttgctttttgtatgtgtgagtaagtgaggaATAAATGCCAAAACATGAATTGTGGCACAGAAGCACATTATTGTAAAGCCAAGGGAATAACTCAGCCATTGTGTATTTAGTGTCTGGAACAAAGAACAGATGATGTTGATCATGTTAGTTGAGGATCAGTGTACGGTATGAACTATGAGAGTTTGATATGTGCCAAATTGATTTTGTAAGTCTTAATAGCTGCACTGTTAAAAAGATGTATAATAAAAAACTTACTTTGCCctctgtctttttttatttttgttgtgtgAAGTATCAAATAGATCTTAACAGTGCTCAATGTATAGGTAAAATCTGGTcact includes the following:
- the ap3s2 gene encoding AP-3 complex subunit sigma-2, with product MIKAILIFNNHGKPRLIRFYQYFAEDMQQQIIRETFHLVSKRDDNVCNFLEGGSLIGGSDYKLIYRHYATLYFVFCVDSSESELGILDLIQVFVETLDKCFENVCELDLIFHMDKVHYILQEVVMGGMVLETNMNEIVAQVELQNRMEKSEGGLSAAPARAVSAVKNMNLPEIPRNINIGDINIKVPSLSPF
- the wu:fa25f02 gene encoding uncharacterized protein C11orf24 gives rise to the protein MIMTVHPVLVLLPILGLFMLPCAPMHLKDGLQIVANMTMDNPENCTTNLCPPNKTCSKAIINEEHSLCFLISCPNNTQSFCDDVSNYSHLLDVTTTANTFLEPVPVDNNQTGDSVLSQQSSGAKSSQSSSNITQISASEANISISQNDSTAITTTNLQNTSTENATTADAVPKPATTVPTILAMATTIPTKPAETATIPIKPAETATIPTKPAETATIPIKPAMTTTISKTPAMTSRTTTTPIPTRTNSSATTSTVTTSATVAQTIIPKKPPLPSGSNMSDSISPLVPTTLPSSSSTKPVKTSPIPTSSDKKPTPTTPKTSMSPLVVAPTLPKDIPRKDQAMVEAAGDTLTSHLLNTSSLLAVLLFGLLFFVVTVALFLKQAYESYKRKDYTQVDYLINGMYSDSGV